The proteins below are encoded in one region of Thermococcus peptonophilus:
- a CDS encoding glycosyltransferase family 2 protein: protein MVRYRSSKSWGYIIVTPAKNEEENLPLLARSVINQSVRPRLWVIVDDNSNDRTGEIAEDLAREHGWIKVIHLKDRAVGYDLRYRYSDVVRRGFGVAISYAIGKRIPFGYIGVLDADFVLERRFFEKLIRAFHENERLGILSGGGYYIRNGRLVWEGTDPARPKGSPRLFRRECFREVGGYRLGPSPDTVSYYLARLLGWETAQVVDAIAVQLRETEGRFGFLRGYEMLGWSNYKLGTSFTSLLARSVILFPSNPLKAYGLVAGYIKAFKLGEKRLENIALREFIRTDMSLASNLKKLERIRNARKLVPVRESELRG, encoded by the coding sequence ATGGTGAGGTATAGGAGCTCGAAGAGCTGGGGCTACATAATAGTTACCCCGGCCAAAAACGAAGAGGAGAACCTTCCCCTCCTAGCCAGGAGCGTCATCAACCAAAGCGTCAGGCCGAGGCTCTGGGTGATCGTTGACGACAACAGCAACGACAGGACGGGCGAAATAGCCGAAGACCTCGCCAGGGAACACGGATGGATTAAGGTTATCCACCTGAAGGACAGGGCTGTTGGGTACGACCTGAGGTACCGCTATTCCGACGTTGTTAGAAGGGGCTTCGGAGTGGCTATCAGCTACGCGATCGGGAAGAGAATCCCCTTCGGCTACATCGGGGTTCTCGACGCTGACTTCGTACTTGAACGCAGGTTCTTCGAGAAGCTGATACGGGCTTTTCACGAAAACGAGCGCCTCGGGATACTCAGCGGCGGGGGGTACTACATCAGGAACGGCCGTCTCGTTTGGGAGGGAACAGACCCAGCGAGACCCAAGGGGAGCCCGAGGCTCTTTAGGAGGGAGTGCTTCAGGGAAGTCGGCGGCTACCGGCTGGGACCGAGTCCCGACACGGTTTCATACTACCTCGCGAGGCTCCTCGGCTGGGAGACCGCCCAAGTAGTTGATGCGATAGCCGTTCAGCTCAGGGAGACCGAGGGGCGGTTCGGCTTCCTGAGGGGCTACGAGATGCTCGGCTGGTCGAACTACAAGCTTGGGACGTCCTTTACCTCCTTATTGGCTAGGAGTGTAATCCTGTTCCCCTCGAACCCGCTGAAGGCCTACGGCCTTGTTGCAGGCTATATAAAAGCCTTTAAATTGGGGGAGAAGAGACTGGAAAACATTGCGCTAAGGGAGTTTATAAGAACTGACATGAGCCTGGCGAGCAACTTAAAAAAGCTAGAGCGGATTAGAAATGCAAGGAAGCTCGTGCCTGTGAGGGAGAGTGAGCTCCGTGGATAG
- a CDS encoding sulfatase-like hydrolase/transferase — MDRPNVILIVLDTLRKDYSERIERRLTKEFGFSSVEGAIAPSPWTIPSHASMFTGLYPFYHRIHESRKRKLPDIRFREDGTYLHEILSSAGYRTYNLTANFFLSPDFGLKSFREFHDTLKPLIEDKDREELNRVLKKYNPKSALELLLALLKEKKVKLPLKVLARILSRYKEGWPVDKGAKITAELVSELEFSRPSYVFMNLMEVHEPYSLFEGFTDAPVINRLLGEEPELVEKWRKGYQRQVDYLERKLVEILKRMDERHLLNNSIVIVTSDHGQLLGEDGRLGHGVFLDDELLRVPLLLRLPSEVPPVEGYFSLSRIKGLILSLVTSNSLPASPGYAIAETFGTHYPYPSLSKDKLSVVQELEKYRIKLYHPEGTAVFNVEDWKFERIASEKRDFEKTAKKILLKHLGMAVVP; from the coding sequence GTGGATAGGCCCAACGTTATCCTGATCGTCCTCGACACGCTGAGAAAGGACTACTCAGAGAGGATAGAGAGAAGACTTACCAAGGAGTTCGGGTTCTCCAGCGTGGAGGGGGCAATCGCCCCCTCTCCATGGACCATACCGAGCCACGCATCGATGTTCACCGGACTGTATCCCTTCTACCACAGGATTCACGAGAGTCGGAAGAGAAAGCTTCCAGACATAAGGTTCAGGGAGGATGGGACTTACCTCCACGAAATACTTTCCTCTGCCGGTTACAGGACATACAACCTCACAGCCAACTTCTTTCTGAGTCCAGACTTTGGCCTGAAGTCCTTCCGCGAGTTCCACGACACCCTTAAACCTCTCATAGAGGACAAGGACAGAGAAGAACTTAACAGAGTTCTCAAGAAATACAACCCTAAGAGCGCTCTGGAACTTCTATTAGCGCTCCTTAAGGAGAAAAAGGTCAAATTGCCGCTCAAGGTTTTGGCCAGAATCCTGAGCAGGTACAAGGAGGGCTGGCCGGTTGATAAGGGGGCAAAGATTACGGCAGAGCTTGTCAGCGAGCTGGAATTTTCTCGTCCTTCTTACGTTTTCATGAACCTCATGGAGGTCCACGAACCGTACTCTCTCTTTGAGGGCTTCACGGATGCACCAGTTATTAACAGGCTCCTCGGTGAAGAGCCAGAGCTCGTTGAAAAGTGGAGAAAGGGATACCAGCGGCAAGTTGACTACCTGGAGAGGAAACTCGTTGAGATACTGAAGAGGATGGATGAGAGGCACCTATTAAACAACTCGATAGTTATAGTCACAAGCGACCACGGCCAGCTCCTCGGTGAGGACGGGAGGCTCGGACATGGAGTCTTCCTCGATGATGAGCTTTTGAGGGTTCCTCTACTCCTCAGATTACCTTCAGAAGTCCCCCCCGTTGAGGGCTACTTCAGTCTGTCAAGGATAAAGGGCCTCATTCTGAGTTTAGTGACGAGTAACTCTCTTCCTGCTTCTCCAGGCTATGCAATCGCCGAGACCTTTGGGACACACTATCCTTACCCCAGCCTCTCAAAGGACAAGCTTTCAGTGGTTCAGGAACTTGAGAAGTACAGGATAAAGCTATATCACCCCGAGGGCACGGCGGTCTTCAACGTCGAGGACTGGAAGTTCGAAAGAATTGCCAGCGAAAAGAGAGACTTTGAGAAGACCGCCAAAAAGATACTCCTCAAGCACCTGGGGATGGCAGTTGTTCCGTGA